The proteins below are encoded in one region of Serratia symbiotica:
- a CDS encoding phage major tail tube protein: protein MAVPHKLRLFTCFVNGSNCIGKVSSVTLPKLTRKTEDFQGGGMIGSAAVDLGLDSGALDTTMVVGGLVQSLLLNYCGDIDETRFRFAGEYYTDGESLLVEVELRGRITEMDGGESKQGEDTSVSYTMKNTYYKLTIDDKPLFEFDLLNFIYKKDGKNIYPDRITSALGMGN from the coding sequence ATGGCTGTCCCTCATAAACTGCGCCTGTTCACCTGCTTTGTGAACGGCAGCAACTGCATTGGCAAAGTCTCTTCCGTGACGCTGCCAAAGCTGACGCGCAAGACGGAAGACTTTCAGGGCGGCGGGATGATTGGCTCCGCTGCGGTAGATCTCGGTCTGGACAGTGGCGCACTGGATACCACGATGGTGGTTGGCGGGTTGGTTCAATCGCTTCTGCTGAACTACTGCGGCGATATCGACGAGACCCGCTTCCGCTTCGCCGGTGAGTATTACACCGATGGCGAAAGCCTGCTGGTTGAGGTCGAGCTGCGCGGCCGCATCACCGAAATGGACGGCGGCGAAAGCAAGCAGGGAGAAGACACCTCCGTCAGCTACACGATGAAGAACACCTATTACAAGCTCACCATCGATGACAAGCCGTTGTTTGAGTTTGATCTGCTGAACTTCATCTACAAGAAAGACGGCAAAAATATCTACCCTGACCGCATCACGTCTGCGCTGGGAATGGGTAACTGA
- a CDS encoding GpE family phage tail protein, whose product MRFDLIDDLVADIAVVFNWPPSEVFTMELGEVIAWRERAAVRSGASDSEKP is encoded by the coding sequence CTGCGGTTTGACCTGATCGACGATCTGGTTGCAGATATCGCCGTTGTTTTTAACTGGCCGCCCTCTGAAGTCTTCACGATGGAGCTGGGCGAAGTCATAGCCTGGCGTGAGCGGGCGGCTGTCCGAAGTGGAGCCAGTGACAGTGAAAAGCCTTAA
- a CDS encoding phage tail assembly protein encodes MSKKNDNAITLAKPVVRGDEKITQVTITDEIKQAGSLRGLKLVNVMNMDVDSVAVLLTRVTSPRLKQTEINEMDTRDFVSLSEALVPFLTPAGSGASNEAETENQ; translated from the coding sequence ATGAGCAAAAAAAATGATAACGCCATTACGCTGGCAAAACCCGTTGTTCGCGGCGATGAGAAAATTACTCAGGTAACGATCACGGATGAGATCAAACAGGCTGGCTCACTGCGTGGGCTGAAGCTGGTCAACGTGATGAATATGGATGTGGATTCGGTGGCGGTACTGCTGACCCGCGTCACGTCACCACGCCTCAAGCAGACCGAAATCAACGAAATGGATACCCGCGATTTTGTCAGCCTGTCTGAAGCGCTTGTCCCTTTTTTGACGCCTGCGGGGTCTGGAGCGTCGAACGAGGCGGAGACGGAGAATCAGTAA